Proteins from a single region of Gemmatirosa kalamazoonensis:
- the nosZ gene encoding Sec-dependent nitrous-oxide reductase → MKTSRSLLVGGGAALLGGLLFLACRTTGTPSANLAVGDAASKVYVAPGQHDEYYAFMSGGFSGQVSVYGLPSGRLLKVIPVFSQNAENGWGYNEETKPMLETTYGFIPWDDSHHTELSQTDGVPNGKWLFINGNNTPRIARIDLTTFETDEIVQIPNAAGGHASPFTTPDGRYVVSATRFSIPIGDAGENRDVAIDSYKDTFKGTLSFVKADEPTKMRIAFQILMPGYDYDLGHAGKGPSEGWFFFTSYNSERAYTKLEANASQADKDYIAAVNYKQAESCVAQGKARTVNTRYAHNWMDEGSRAAKSEMVASVPMLDPRTCPGLVYYLPTPKSPHGVDVDPTGEYIVAGGKLATVIPVHSATKLLKAIADKQFESEIDGIPVLKYQAVLAGEVQKPGLGPLHTEFDGRGNAYTSMFISSEVVKWKLGTWEVLDRAPTYYSVGHLMIPGGDTKKPWGKYLVAMNKITKDRYLPTGPELAQSAQLYDISGDKIKLLLDFPTIGEPHYANAVPASLIEQQQVKFYKLTENTHPFVTKAEAQGGIKRAGKRVDVNMVAIRSHFAPDNLEGVQLGDTVYFHVTNIEQDWDILHGFAVLGATNAELILNPGETKTLKWVPAATGVYPFYCTDFCSALHQEMQGYVRVSPAGSTVTLSANTSPRAATQLARLPNGSAAPRAHKHGND, encoded by the coding sequence ATGAAGACATCCCGCTCCCTGCTCGTGGGCGGCGGCGCCGCGCTGTTAGGCGGCCTCCTGTTCCTCGCGTGCCGCACGACGGGCACGCCGTCCGCGAACCTCGCCGTCGGCGACGCGGCGTCGAAGGTCTACGTCGCCCCCGGGCAGCACGACGAGTACTACGCGTTCATGTCGGGCGGCTTCAGCGGCCAGGTCTCCGTGTACGGCCTGCCGTCCGGCCGGCTCCTGAAGGTGATCCCCGTGTTCTCGCAGAACGCCGAGAACGGCTGGGGCTACAACGAGGAGACGAAGCCGATGCTCGAGACGACCTACGGGTTCATCCCGTGGGACGACTCGCACCACACCGAGCTGTCGCAGACCGACGGCGTGCCGAACGGCAAGTGGCTGTTCATCAACGGCAACAACACGCCCCGCATCGCGCGCATCGACCTCACGACGTTCGAGACCGACGAGATCGTCCAGATCCCGAACGCCGCCGGCGGCCACGCGTCGCCGTTCACCACGCCCGACGGCCGCTACGTCGTGAGCGCGACGCGCTTCTCGATCCCGATCGGCGACGCCGGCGAGAACCGCGACGTCGCGATCGACAGCTACAAGGACACGTTCAAGGGTACGCTCTCGTTCGTGAAGGCCGACGAGCCGACGAAGATGCGGATCGCGTTCCAGATCCTCATGCCGGGCTACGACTACGATCTCGGGCACGCCGGCAAGGGGCCGAGCGAGGGCTGGTTCTTCTTCACGTCGTACAACTCGGAGCGCGCGTACACGAAGCTCGAGGCGAACGCCTCGCAGGCCGACAAGGACTACATCGCGGCCGTGAACTACAAGCAGGCCGAGAGCTGCGTCGCGCAGGGGAAGGCGCGCACGGTCAACACCCGGTACGCGCACAACTGGATGGACGAGGGCTCGCGCGCCGCGAAGTCGGAGATGGTGGCCAGCGTGCCGATGCTCGACCCGCGCACGTGCCCGGGCCTCGTCTACTACCTGCCGACGCCGAAGTCGCCGCACGGCGTCGACGTCGACCCGACCGGCGAGTACATCGTCGCCGGCGGCAAGCTCGCCACGGTGATCCCGGTGCACTCGGCCACCAAGCTGCTGAAGGCGATCGCCGACAAGCAGTTCGAGTCGGAGATCGACGGCATCCCGGTGCTGAAGTACCAGGCGGTGCTCGCCGGCGAGGTGCAGAAGCCCGGCCTCGGTCCGCTGCACACCGAGTTCGACGGCCGCGGCAACGCGTACACCTCGATGTTCATCTCGTCCGAGGTCGTGAAGTGGAAGCTCGGCACCTGGGAGGTGCTCGATCGCGCGCCGACGTACTACTCGGTCGGCCACCTCATGATCCCGGGCGGCGACACGAAGAAGCCGTGGGGCAAGTACCTCGTGGCGATGAACAAGATCACGAAGGACCGCTACCTGCCGACCGGCCCCGAGCTCGCCCAGAGCGCGCAGCTCTACGACATCAGCGGCGACAAGATCAAGCTCCTGCTCGACTTCCCGACGATCGGCGAGCCGCACTACGCGAACGCGGTCCCCGCGTCGCTCATCGAGCAGCAGCAGGTCAAGTTCTACAAGCTCACCGAGAACACGCACCCGTTCGTGACGAAGGCCGAGGCGCAGGGCGGCATCAAGCGCGCCGGCAAGCGCGTCGACGTGAACATGGTCGCGATCCGCAGCCACTTCGCGCCGGACAACCTGGAAGGCGTGCAGCTCGGCGACACGGTCTACTTCCACGTGACGAACATCGAGCAGGACTGGGACATCCTGCACGGCTTCGCGGTGCTCGGCGCGACGAACGCGGAGCTGATCCTGAACCCGGGCGAGACGAAGACGCTGAAGTGGGTGCCGGCGGCGACGGGCGTGTACCCGTTCTACTGCACCGACTTCTGCTCCGCGCTCCACCAGGAGATGCAGGGCTACGTCCGCGTGAGCCCCGCCGGCTCGACGGTCACGCTGTCGGCCAACACGAGCCCGCGCGCCGCCACGCAGCTCGCGCGGCTGCCTAACGGGAGCGCCGCTCCCCGGGCCCACAAGCACGGCAACGACTGA
- a CDS encoding RrF2 family transcriptional regulator: MLSNTAEYALRAVLHLAGRPTGAWTHVSELARTTGVPRNYLSKTLNQLARAGVLRSTRGPSGGFRLAGPASELTLDRVVAPFMGLDTARCLLHDHPCGDAHACEAHTRWAPVARQVHAFFGATTVADLTGGAEGAAGALSSLHRSVIDGDTP, from the coding sequence GTGCTGAGCAACACCGCCGAATACGCGCTACGCGCCGTGCTGCACCTCGCCGGCCGCCCCACCGGGGCGTGGACGCACGTGTCCGAGCTGGCCCGCACCACCGGCGTCCCGCGCAACTACCTGTCGAAGACGCTCAACCAGCTCGCCCGCGCCGGCGTGCTGCGCTCGACGCGCGGGCCGAGCGGCGGATTCCGGCTCGCCGGCCCGGCCTCGGAGCTGACGCTCGACCGCGTCGTGGCGCCGTTCATGGGCCTCGACACTGCACGCTGCCTGCTCCACGACCACCCCTGCGGCGACGCGCACGCCTGCGAAGCGCACACGCGCTGGGCGCCGGTCGCCCGACAGGTGCACGCCTTCTTCGGCGCGACCACCGTCGCCGATCTCACCGGGGGCGCGGAGGGCGCCGCCGGAGCGCTCTCCTCCCTCCACCGATCCGTCATCGACGGAGACACTCCATGA
- a CDS encoding YceI family protein: MRANTRLALATLLSLAPAAIAWRSANDPLVMQPQSRIWIDGKSTVRRFSCKAPVFSVDVDAAPGAVAAVLAGTKAVQTATVTVPAEKMDCGNGTMNEHMLKALKAKDAPTIEFKLSGYDVAKSSAGVQGTLNGTLTLGGQTRPISLEAQAEPAPNGTLHVTGAAQIRMTQFGLKPPSLMMGTMKVDELVTVNFDLLLKPVTSVAN, from the coding sequence ATGCGCGCGAATACTCGGCTCGCCCTCGCCACGCTCCTCAGCCTCGCGCCCGCGGCGATCGCGTGGCGCTCCGCCAACGATCCGCTGGTGATGCAGCCGCAGAGCCGCATCTGGATCGACGGCAAGTCCACCGTGCGCCGCTTCTCGTGCAAGGCGCCCGTGTTCTCCGTGGACGTCGACGCGGCGCCGGGCGCCGTGGCCGCGGTGCTCGCCGGCACGAAGGCCGTGCAGACGGCCACCGTGACCGTGCCGGCCGAGAAGATGGACTGCGGCAACGGCACGATGAACGAGCACATGCTGAAGGCGCTGAAGGCGAAGGACGCGCCGACGATCGAGTTCAAGCTGAGCGGCTACGACGTCGCGAAGAGCAGTGCCGGCGTGCAGGGCACGTTGAACGGCACGCTCACCCTCGGCGGCCAGACGCGGCCGATCAGCCTCGAGGCGCAGGCGGAGCCGGCGCCTAACGGAACGTTGCACGTGACGGGAGCGGCCCAGATCCGGATGACCCAGTTCGGCCTCAAGCCGCCCTCGCTGATGATGGGCACGATGAAGGTCGACGAGCTCGTGACCGTCAACTTCGACCTGCTCCTCAAGCCCGTGACGTCGGTAGCGAACTGA
- a CDS encoding DUF3108 domain-containing protein has translation MCTNAYGEWARRIARATIALGAALTTASGATAQSSSGAARLPFFVGERLEYRVRAGRVGAVGRTTMVVDTPQVLRGTTAWVLRFDFHAKVGPIGAVDHTESWLDPERLTSLRFHKHERHPLSKHDERVELYPETHRWAAEDGASGTIASEAPLDELSFMYVLRTLSLTDTGVTYARHFDAARNPTRVRVLGRRSVTTEAGTFRTVLVEMRVQDPRRFRGEGVILLDLTDDHCRIPVRIESTMPVIGKTTMTLEAQNHPAEHHLAQLP, from the coding sequence ATGTGCACGAACGCGTACGGCGAGTGGGCTCGACGGATCGCCCGGGCGACGATCGCCCTCGGCGCCGCGCTGACCACGGCGAGCGGCGCCACCGCCCAGAGCTCGTCGGGCGCCGCGCGCCTCCCGTTCTTCGTCGGCGAGCGGCTCGAGTACCGCGTGCGCGCCGGACGCGTCGGCGCGGTGGGGCGCACGACGATGGTCGTCGACACGCCGCAGGTCCTGCGTGGCACGACGGCGTGGGTGCTCCGCTTCGATTTCCACGCGAAGGTCGGCCCGATCGGCGCCGTGGACCACACGGAGTCGTGGCTCGATCCCGAGCGTCTGACGTCGCTGCGCTTCCACAAGCACGAGCGGCACCCGCTCTCGAAGCACGACGAGCGCGTGGAGCTCTACCCCGAGACGCACCGGTGGGCGGCGGAAGACGGCGCGAGCGGCACGATCGCGTCGGAGGCGCCGCTCGACGAGCTGTCGTTCATGTACGTCCTGCGCACGCTGTCGCTCACCGACACCGGCGTGACCTACGCGCGCCACTTCGACGCCGCCCGCAACCCGACGCGCGTCCGCGTGCTCGGCCGCCGCAGCGTGACGACCGAGGCGGGGACGTTCCGCACCGTGCTCGTGGAGATGCGGGTGCAGGATCCGCGGCGCTTCCGCGGCGAGGGCGTCATCCTGCTCGACCTCACCGACGACCACTGCCGGATCCCCGTGCGCATCGAGAGCACGATGCCGGTCATCGGCAAGACGACGATGACGCTCGAGGCGCAGAACCATCCCGCGGAGCACCACCTCGCGCAGCTGCCCTGA
- a CDS encoding response regulator, which translates to MTRTTHTPMLPPGSDLEALGLTLAARPYVRRGVAMRDEPIRVVIVDDHAVVRAGIRALLAGVPDVVVVGEGADGRDAVALVERLGPEVVIMDLEMPGVDGTTATRALHALPVPPKVLVLTMHTEEERLLPLLDAGASGYLAKDAAERDLVDAIRVVASGDVYVRPRVARMLAESVRHGPAPDARRAAFDSLSAREQTVLRLVAEGYNGPEIGQQLGISAKTVDTYKQRVEEKVGLAHRTDYVRFALDIDLIRK; encoded by the coding sequence ATGACCCGGACCACCCACACGCCGATGCTGCCGCCCGGCAGTGACCTCGAGGCGTTAGGCCTCACGCTCGCCGCCCGCCCCTACGTGCGCCGCGGCGTCGCCATGCGCGACGAGCCGATCCGCGTCGTGATCGTGGACGACCACGCCGTCGTGCGCGCCGGCATCCGCGCCCTGCTCGCCGGCGTCCCCGACGTGGTCGTCGTGGGGGAGGGCGCCGACGGCCGCGACGCCGTCGCGCTCGTCGAGCGGCTCGGCCCCGAGGTCGTGATCATGGACCTCGAGATGCCCGGCGTCGACGGCACGACGGCGACCCGCGCGCTGCACGCGCTGCCGGTGCCGCCGAAGGTCCTCGTGCTCACCATGCACACCGAGGAGGAGCGGCTGCTCCCGCTGCTCGACGCCGGCGCGAGCGGCTACCTCGCGAAGGATGCCGCCGAGCGTGACCTCGTCGACGCGATCCGCGTGGTCGCGTCGGGCGACGTCTACGTGCGACCGCGGGTGGCGCGGATGCTCGCCGAGTCGGTGCGACACGGCCCCGCGCCCGACGCGCGGCGCGCGGCGTTCGACTCGCTCAGCGCGCGCGAGCAGACGGTGCTGCGCCTCGTCGCCGAGGGCTACAACGGCCCGGAGATCGGCCAGCAGCTCGGCATCAGCGCGAAGACCGTGGACACGTACAAGCAGCGCGTCGAGGAGAAGGTCGGTCTCGCGCACCGCACCGACTACGTGCGCTTCGCGCTCGACATCGACCTCATTCGCAAGTAG
- a CDS encoding sensor histidine kinase codes for MTVIVKKGWEPASTGGPVLRRAVGVPNTAPRAGWLRRVLGVSLLAKLVGANVLVALAAAVALLTTPDALRGARGVEILAVALGLALLLNGMLVVLALRPVREIEAVAARVWRGDFGARVVPSPVADAELARLGCTLNLLLDGLASDRDRLRAAAAQTMRAQDAERSRIARELHDSVAQSIAALAYQLTAAARDATDPATTARLAELRAFAGTVLEEVRALSHTVHPRVLDDLGLVPGLQWLARTMSERSDLQVTVTAAPDVADGASPEVMAALYRVAQESLRNVERHAHARTADVRLARDHAALVLEVRDDGDGFSLADAEARRPGMGLFAMRERVDLVNGRVHIDAAPGRGTRIRASVPIAP; via the coding sequence ATGACGGTCATCGTGAAGAAAGGCTGGGAGCCGGCGTCGACCGGCGGGCCCGTGCTGCGCCGCGCCGTCGGCGTGCCTAACACGGCCCCGCGCGCCGGCTGGCTGCGCCGCGTCCTCGGGGTGTCGCTGCTCGCGAAGCTCGTCGGCGCGAACGTCCTCGTCGCGCTCGCGGCCGCGGTCGCGCTCCTGACGACGCCGGATGCGCTGCGCGGCGCGCGCGGCGTCGAGATCCTGGCCGTGGCGCTCGGCCTCGCGCTGCTGCTCAACGGCATGCTCGTCGTGCTGGCGCTGCGTCCGGTCCGCGAGATCGAGGCGGTCGCGGCGCGCGTGTGGCGCGGCGACTTCGGCGCGCGCGTCGTGCCGTCGCCGGTCGCCGACGCCGAGCTCGCGCGACTCGGCTGCACGCTCAACCTCCTGCTCGACGGGCTGGCATCGGACCGCGACCGCCTCCGGGCCGCCGCCGCGCAGACCATGCGCGCGCAGGACGCCGAGCGCTCCCGCATCGCGCGCGAGCTGCACGACTCGGTCGCGCAGTCGATCGCCGCGCTCGCGTACCAGCTCACCGCCGCCGCGCGCGACGCGACCGATCCCGCCACCACGGCCCGCCTCGCGGAGCTGCGCGCGTTCGCCGGCACGGTGCTGGAGGAGGTGCGCGCGCTGTCGCACACCGTGCATCCGCGGGTGCTCGACGACCTCGGGCTCGTGCCGGGTCTGCAATGGCTCGCGCGCACCATGAGCGAGCGGAGCGACCTGCAGGTGACCGTCACCGCGGCGCCCGACGTCGCGGACGGCGCGTCGCCCGAGGTGATGGCGGCGCTGTATCGCGTCGCGCAGGAGTCGCTGCGCAACGTCGAGCGGCACGCGCACGCGCGCACGGCCGACGTCCGTCTGGCGCGCGACCACGCCGCGCTCGTGCTCGAGGTGCGCGACGACGGCGACGGGTTCTCGCTCGCCGACGCCGAAGCCCGCCGCCCCGGCATGGGACTCTTCGCGATGCGCGAGCGCGTCGACCTCGTGAACGGGCGCGTCCACATCGACGCGGCGCCGGGTCGCGGCACGCGGATCCGCGCATCCGTCCCGATCGCGCCCTGA
- a CDS encoding PAS domain-containing protein: MPIDTTLRERSVADDASCFGPSALRALLEQLEVAVFMADRQGRLVYANAAARRDVAALPDAVGSLLGRALLTGEVVRDEEIELGSTTGRRRYASVSVTPLGASLDAIDGAVLTMADVTDRKWSEALEPMVESLARL; this comes from the coding sequence ATGCCGATCGACACTACCCTCCGCGAACGCTCGGTCGCGGACGACGCCTCGTGCTTCGGGCCGTCGGCGCTGCGCGCGCTCCTCGAGCAGCTGGAGGTCGCCGTGTTCATGGCCGACCGGCAGGGCCGACTGGTGTACGCGAACGCGGCGGCGCGGCGCGACGTTGCCGCGCTGCCCGACGCCGTCGGCTCGCTGCTGGGCCGCGCACTGCTCACCGGCGAGGTCGTGCGCGACGAGGAGATCGAGCTCGGGAGCACCACGGGCCGACGCCGCTACGCGAGCGTGAGCGTGACGCCGCTCGGCGCGAGCCTCGATGCGATCGACGGTGCGGTGCTCACGATGGCCGACGTCACGGACCGGAAGTGGTCCGAGGCGTTGGAGCCGATGGTGGAGTCGCTCGCCCGGTTGTAG
- a CDS encoding peptide ligase PGM1-related protein — protein sequence MPDSPTERTNDRPPRAAPMPGSPDERRAFADLQRGLAPMYRRIFPDPLAPRTVVVVPSMSLDAEALTKLVGASHYEERLLCLLMLLRLPHTRLVYVTSQPIAPSIIDYYLHLLPGVPVSHARRRLTLLSCGDDSPAPLTRKILDRPWLVDAIRAAIADPTTAHVSCFNATALERTLAVRLGVPLYACDPALADLGTKSGSREVFRQAGVAMPDGHERLRDVDDLVDALVALKRRRPLLRRVVIKLEEGFSGEGNAVLALDGAPNGSGLARWLRAALPARARCVAPGETWESYRAKLARMGGIVEAFVEHGDAGSACSPSVQCRIDPLGRVQIVSTHDQVLGGPTGQVFLGCAFPADPSCAAGLHESGRRIAEVLRDRGAIGRFAVDFVSTRRGAAWDHRAIEINLRKGGTTHPYLTLQFLTDGAYDPATGLYHTPTGQPCYYVASDNLHDPAYRGLAPEDLFDIVGNERLHFDGATARGVVFHLLGALSDHGKLGAVCIGPTREHAQKLYDDTVDALQRVVGAARTPVRAA from the coding sequence ATGCCCGACTCGCCAACCGAGCGCACGAACGACCGGCCGCCCCGTGCGGCACCGATGCCGGGTTCACCGGACGAGCGGCGCGCGTTCGCCGATCTGCAGCGGGGGCTGGCGCCGATGTACCGGCGAATCTTTCCCGATCCGCTCGCGCCGCGGACCGTCGTCGTCGTGCCCAGCATGTCGCTCGACGCGGAGGCGCTGACGAAGCTCGTCGGCGCGTCGCACTACGAGGAGCGGCTGCTCTGTCTGCTCATGCTGCTCCGGCTGCCGCACACGCGTCTGGTCTACGTGACGAGCCAGCCGATCGCTCCGTCCATCATCGACTACTATCTCCACCTGCTGCCGGGCGTCCCGGTGAGCCACGCGCGCCGGCGCCTGACGCTCCTGTCGTGCGGCGACGACTCGCCCGCGCCGCTGACGCGCAAGATCCTCGACCGGCCGTGGCTCGTCGACGCGATCCGCGCGGCGATCGCGGACCCCACGACCGCGCACGTCAGCTGCTTCAACGCCACGGCGCTCGAGCGCACGCTCGCCGTGCGACTCGGCGTGCCGCTGTACGCGTGCGATCCGGCGCTCGCGGATCTCGGGACGAAGAGCGGCAGCCGCGAGGTGTTCCGCCAGGCGGGCGTCGCGATGCCCGACGGACACGAGCGCCTGCGCGACGTGGACGACCTGGTCGACGCGCTGGTCGCCCTCAAGCGGCGCCGACCGCTCCTGCGCCGCGTCGTGATCAAGCTCGAGGAGGGGTTCTCCGGCGAAGGCAACGCCGTCCTCGCGCTCGACGGCGCGCCTAACGGCTCGGGCCTCGCGCGGTGGCTGCGCGCGGCGCTGCCCGCACGGGCGCGCTGCGTGGCGCCGGGCGAGACCTGGGAGAGCTATCGCGCGAAGCTCGCGCGCATGGGCGGCATCGTGGAGGCGTTCGTCGAGCACGGCGACGCCGGCTCGGCATGCTCCCCGTCGGTGCAGTGCCGGATCGACCCGCTCGGCCGCGTGCAGATCGTGTCCACGCACGACCAGGTCCTCGGCGGACCGACGGGGCAGGTGTTCCTCGGGTGCGCGTTCCCCGCCGATCCGTCGTGCGCCGCGGGGCTGCACGAGAGCGGTCGACGGATCGCGGAGGTGCTGCGCGACCGCGGGGCGATCGGCCGCTTCGCCGTGGACTTCGTGTCGACGCGGCGCGGCGCGGCGTGGGACCACCGCGCGATCGAGATCAACCTGCGAAAGGGCGGCACCACGCATCCGTACCTGACGCTGCAGTTCCTGACGGACGGCGCGTACGACCCGGCGACGGGACTCTACCACACGCCGACGGGCCAGCCGTGCTACTACGTCGCGTCGGACAACCTGCACGACCCGGCGTATCGCGGGCTGGCTCCGGAGGACCTGTTCGACATCGTGGGCAACGAGCGGCTGCACTTCGACGGAGCGACCGCGCGGGGCGTCGTGTTCCATCTCCTCGGCGCGCTGTCGGATCACGGAAAGCTCGGCGCCGTGTGCATCGGCCCGACGCGCGAGCACGCGCAGAAGCTCTACGACGACACGGTGGACGCCCTCCAGCGCGTGGTGGGCGCGGCGCGCACGCCCGTGCGCGCGGCGTGA
- a CDS encoding HdeD family acid-resistance protein encodes MSAIHHELAHVATETDRRVTRAGEHHHIRWPGVALRAAAAVVVGLGTLVLPELSIAALLALFAGYTLVSAAAAVSVARELARRHERAWPFLVYGLAAALVSVVLLSWPTALTGALLGALAVWMALAGTSELVLATQLSRVLPHARLVAAVGATSVIAAGALLAQPAGAAATAARVIGVYALLSGLFLAGLAVRLRREQHVLRRRVQSRAVRRHDVTPRLDVPRP; translated from the coding sequence ATGTCCGCCATCCATCATGAGCTCGCGCACGTCGCCACCGAGACCGACCGCCGCGTCACGCGCGCCGGCGAGCACCATCACATTCGATGGCCGGGCGTCGCGCTGCGCGCTGCGGCGGCCGTCGTCGTGGGTCTCGGCACGCTCGTGCTGCCGGAGCTGTCCATCGCCGCGCTGCTCGCGCTGTTCGCCGGCTACACCCTCGTCTCCGCCGCCGCGGCGGTGAGCGTCGCGCGCGAGCTCGCGCGGCGACACGAGCGGGCCTGGCCGTTCCTCGTCTACGGACTCGCGGCGGCGCTCGTGTCGGTGGTGCTGCTCTCGTGGCCGACGGCGCTCACCGGTGCGCTGCTGGGCGCGCTCGCCGTCTGGATGGCGCTCGCCGGGACCTCGGAGCTCGTGCTCGCCACGCAGCTGAGCCGCGTGCTGCCGCATGCGCGCCTCGTCGCCGCCGTCGGCGCCACCTCGGTGATCGCCGCGGGCGCGTTGCTCGCGCAGCCGGCGGGGGCCGCGGCGACGGCGGCGCGCGTGATCGGCGTGTACGCGCTGCTGTCCGGGCTGTTCCTCGCCGGGCTCGCGGTACGGCTACGCCGCGAGCAGCACGTGCTTCGACGTCGCGTGCAGTCACGAGCCGTCCGACGGCACGACGTCACGCCGCGGCTCGACGTGCCTCGCCCGTGA
- a CDS encoding DUF2225 domain-containing protein — MRASREITLQCPVCGTWFSAAAPEESDARARTSTDFHRRVDGPEPVAYLVALCGACGFAGPRDDFACDVVTGASTAALDGVMASRGDRVAASEKYEAAADIAARRGDGDAAVADLLLRAAWCCIDEGDVEAERFFRRRAARTFERALALYDEVARERRAVVTYLVGELWRRAGDAARARARGSTASPTRSSTRPGSGGS; from the coding sequence ATGCGCGCTTCACGAGAGATCACGCTGCAGTGCCCGGTGTGTGGGACATGGTTCTCGGCCGCGGCGCCCGAGGAGAGCGACGCGCGCGCCCGGACGAGCACCGACTTTCACCGTCGCGTCGACGGCCCCGAGCCGGTCGCGTACCTCGTCGCGCTGTGCGGCGCGTGCGGCTTCGCGGGTCCTCGCGACGACTTCGCGTGCGACGTCGTCACCGGCGCCTCGACGGCCGCGCTGGACGGCGTGATGGCGTCGCGGGGCGACCGCGTCGCGGCGTCCGAGAAGTACGAGGCCGCGGCGGACATCGCGGCGCGGCGCGGTGACGGCGACGCCGCCGTCGCCGACCTCCTGCTGCGGGCCGCGTGGTGCTGCATCGACGAGGGCGACGTCGAGGCCGAACGGTTCTTCCGGCGTCGCGCGGCGCGAACGTTCGAGCGTGCGCTCGCGCTCTACGACGAGGTGGCGCGCGAGCGCCGCGCGGTGGTGACGTACCTCGTCGGAGAGCTCTGGCGGCGCGCCGGCGATGCGGCGCGCGCGCGCGCGCGTGGTTCGACCGCGTCGCCGACGAGATCGTCGACGCGACCGGGCAGCGGTGGCTCGTGA
- a CDS encoding universal stress protein, translating to MSSLSIPNGACALPDRVTAPGPIVVGTPGDEGDAALETVRRLVAYDGRAVSVVSALELPTLDVSVAGVPYVPDVEEYAAARRERVARQLRAAGEVPNTWPVTVSGDDPAHAIADAARAASASLIVVGAGHHDVTARLFGEVAVRVARHAPCPVLAIAREPMRVPPHVAVAAIDFSASSVIAARAARDLLAPGGTLHLVHVWRRHAVDTPAHAEQDAAYERALPERFARVERELLDHPRDIAIVPASLQGDPVERLTAFAWSHVADVMAAGRQGHTLLERLFVGRVTTGLLRAAPCALLVTPEPALGAADLVASNA from the coding sequence ATGTCCTCACTGTCCATACCGAACGGAGCGTGCGCGCTCCCGGACCGCGTCACGGCGCCCGGGCCCATCGTCGTGGGCACACCAGGCGACGAGGGCGACGCCGCGCTCGAGACGGTGCGACGCCTCGTCGCGTACGACGGCCGCGCCGTCTCGGTCGTCTCCGCGCTGGAGCTTCCGACGCTCGACGTGAGCGTCGCCGGCGTGCCGTACGTGCCCGACGTGGAGGAGTACGCCGCCGCCCGCCGCGAGCGCGTCGCGCGACAGCTCCGCGCCGCCGGCGAGGTGCCTAACACGTGGCCCGTCACGGTGAGCGGCGACGATCCGGCGCACGCGATCGCCGACGCCGCGCGCGCGGCGAGCGCGTCGCTCATCGTCGTCGGCGCCGGCCACCACGACGTGACGGCCCGCCTGTTCGGCGAGGTCGCGGTACGCGTGGCGCGCCACGCGCCCTGTCCGGTGCTCGCGATCGCGCGGGAGCCGATGCGCGTGCCGCCGCACGTCGCCGTCGCCGCGATCGACTTCAGCGCGTCGAGCGTGATCGCGGCGCGGGCCGCGCGCGACCTGCTCGCGCCCGGCGGCACCCTGCACCTCGTGCACGTGTGGCGGCGCCACGCGGTCGACACGCCGGCGCACGCCGAACAGGACGCGGCATACGAGCGCGCCCTCCCCGAGCGCTTCGCGCGCGTCGAGCGCGAGCTGCTCGACCATCCGCGCGACATCGCGATCGTGCCGGCGTCGCTGCAGGGCGACCCGGTCGAGCGCCTCACGGCGTTCGCGTGGTCGCACGTCGCCGACGTGATGGCCGCCGGCCGGCAGGGGCACACGTTGCTCGAGCGGCTGTTCGTCGGGCGTGTCACGACGGGGCTGCTGCGCGCGGCACCGTGCGCCCTGCTCGTCACGCCCGAACCGGCGCTCGGCGCCGCGGACCTCGTCGCCTCGAACGCCTAA